In Populus alba chromosome 9, ASM523922v2, whole genome shotgun sequence, a genomic segment contains:
- the LOC118032316 gene encoding RING-H2 finger protein ATL18, which translates to MYSRQSSGICMATVIFYTCVLIPLRQIKQTLFSIIALLVSSSRLEPAEIEYCCDCRRPPQQLLPVPSRFEKLQEKDVCCSICLMELEKEDEASQLSRCMHVFHMDCIEKWIQRDHFTCPLCRTSIDH; encoded by the coding sequence ATGTATTCTCGCCAGTCTTCAGGCATTTGTATGGCTACCGTTATATTTTACACATGCGTTCTCATTCCGCTCCGTCAAATCAAACAGACTCTTTTCAGTATCATAGCACTACTCGTGAGCAGCAGCAGGCTTGAGCCAGCAGAGATTGAGTACTGTTGCGACTGTAGGAGGCCTCCGCAGCAGCTTCTGCCAGTGCCCTCCAGGTTTGAAAAGTTGCAGGAGAAGGATGTTTGCTGCTCCATTTGCCTGATGGAGTTGGAGAAAGAAGATGAGGCGAGCCAACTCTCAAGGTGTATGCACGTCTTCCATATGGATTGCATTGAGAAATGGATACAGCGTGATCACTTCACCTGCCCACTCTGCCGGACCTCCATAGATCATTAA